A single genomic interval of Oleidesulfovibrio alaskensis DSM 16109 harbors:
- a CDS encoding DEAD/DEAH box helicase, translating into MSFARFSLHPALIEAVSARGFVNPTPIQEKALPPALAGQDILGLAATGTGKTAAFVLPLLHRLLLQGESARGTLRALVVAPTRELVAQIHEEVKTLARFCRLRSATVYGGVGMHAQTVQLRTGVDIVLACPGRLLDHVRRGHADLSHVDMLVLDEADMMFDMGFLSDVREILHCTRVRKQTMLFSATMPAPLRELAEECLRQPVRIELDTCAIAPTVRHSLCPVPKHLKTPLLKYVLRAFARDSVLVFVRTRHGARRLWQQLVKSGIEATCLQGNLSQGRRRAALEGFRRGTFRVMVATDIAARGIDVSQVGYVINYDFPPSVEACVHRAGRTGRASNSGVALTFVTQEDEPQVRTLERVLGGALSRWHAEGFDYSALQRTEAARPARLRREPRPQRVQRVRRLLEDAAREQMAAARKVASHAGHGGDMHQDGQPVKPAFRIVPREAPAPLKPKPGQYVMKPQPPVIIRKRRGGA; encoded by the coding sequence GTGAGCTTTGCCCGTTTTTCCCTGCATCCTGCGCTGATTGAAGCGGTGTCGGCCAGAGGTTTTGTCAACCCTACGCCGATACAGGAAAAAGCCTTGCCGCCCGCGCTGGCAGGTCAGGACATACTGGGACTGGCGGCAACGGGAACAGGGAAGACCGCGGCCTTTGTGCTGCCGCTGCTGCACCGTCTTCTTTTGCAGGGCGAAAGTGCCCGCGGCACCTTGCGTGCGCTGGTTGTGGCCCCTACGCGCGAGCTGGTGGCGCAGATTCATGAAGAAGTGAAAACTCTGGCCCGTTTCTGCCGGTTGCGTTCTGCCACTGTGTACGGCGGTGTGGGCATGCACGCTCAGACCGTGCAGCTGCGTACCGGAGTGGACATTGTGCTGGCCTGTCCCGGCAGACTTCTGGACCACGTACGCAGAGGTCATGCCGATCTGTCTCATGTGGACATGCTTGTGCTGGATGAAGCCGATATGATGTTTGACATGGGCTTTCTGTCCGATGTGCGCGAAATTCTGCATTGCACCCGCGTCCGGAAACAGACCATGCTGTTTTCTGCAACCATGCCGGCGCCGCTGCGCGAGCTGGCGGAGGAATGTCTGCGGCAGCCTGTGCGCATAGAGCTTGACACCTGCGCCATAGCCCCCACGGTGCGGCACAGCCTGTGTCCGGTGCCCAAACATCTTAAAACTCCGCTGCTCAAATATGTTCTGCGTGCTTTTGCCCGCGATTCCGTGCTGGTTTTTGTGCGCACAAGACACGGTGCACGCCGCCTGTGGCAGCAGCTGGTCAAATCGGGCATAGAGGCGACCTGCCTGCAGGGCAACCTTTCGCAGGGGCGTCGCAGAGCCGCGCTGGAAGGTTTTCGCAGGGGGACTTTCCGCGTTATGGTGGCCACGGATATCGCCGCGCGGGGTATAGATGTCTCGCAGGTGGGGTACGTGATCAATTACGATTTTCCGCCTTCGGTAGAAGCCTGCGTGCACAGGGCAGGGCGCACCGGCAGAGCCAGTAATTCCGGAGTGGCGCTGACCTTTGTGACGCAGGAAGATGAACCGCAGGTGCGCACGCTGGAACGGGTGCTTGGCGGTGCGTTGTCGCGTTGGCACGCGGAAGGCTTTGACTACAGCGCGTTGCAGCGCACGGAGGCCGCACGTCCGGCCCGCCTGCGCCGCGAACCCCGCCCGCAGCGTGTGCAGCGCGTGCGCCGCCTGCTTGAAGATGCAGCGCGCGAACAGATGGCGGCCGCCAGAAAGGTCGCTTCGCATGCGGGGCACGGGGGTGACATGCATCAGGACGGGCAGCCGGTGAAGCCTGCGTTCCGTATTGTCCCCAGAGAAGCTCCCGCGCCGCTTAAGCCTAAACCGGGGCAGTATGTGATGAAACCCCAGCCGCCGGTGATTATCCGCAAAAGACGCGGTGGTGCCTGA
- the groL gene encoding chaperonin GroEL (60 kDa chaperone family; promotes refolding of misfolded polypeptides especially under stressful conditions; forms two stacked rings of heptamers to form a barrel-shaped 14mer; ends can be capped by GroES; misfolded proteins enter the barrel where they are refolded when GroES binds) produces the protein MASKEIVFDTKARERLARGVDKLANAVKVTLGPKGRNVVIEKSFGAPVITKDGVSVAKEIELEDKFENMGAQMVKEVASKTSDIAGDGTTTATILAQAIYKEGVKLVAAGRNPMAIKRGVDKAVEALVKELGNLAKPTRDQKEIAQVGTISANSDTTIGNIIAEAMSKVGKEGVITVEEAKGLETTLEVVEGMQFDRGYLSPYFVTDPEKMVCEMDEPLILINEKKISSMKDMLPVLEQVAKMNRPLVIIAEDVDGEALATLVVNKLRGTLQVVAVKAPGFGERRKAMLEDIATLTGGRVISEEMGIKLENATVADLGNAKRIVVDKENTTIVDGAGESEAIKARVKMIRAQIEETSSDYDREKLQERLAKIVGGVAVINVGAATETEMKEKKDRVEDALNATRAAVEEGIVPGGGTALVRCCKVLDDVKPADDDEAAGVTIIRRAIEEPLRQIAANAGFEGSIICEKVKEGKDAFGFNAATGEFEDLIAAGVIDPKKVSRIALQNAASVASLLLTTECAIAEKPKEDAPAAPAMGGMGGMGGMGGMY, from the coding sequence ATGGCTTCCAAAGAAATCGTTTTTGATACCAAGGCCCGTGAAAGACTGGCCCGCGGCGTGGACAAACTGGCCAACGCTGTCAAGGTGACCCTCGGCCCCAAAGGCCGTAACGTTGTCATCGAAAAGTCCTTCGGCGCACCCGTCATCACCAAGGACGGTGTTTCCGTAGCCAAGGAAATCGAGCTGGAAGACAAGTTCGAAAACATGGGCGCTCAGATGGTTAAGGAAGTTGCTTCCAAAACCTCCGACATCGCCGGTGACGGCACCACCACTGCAACCATTCTGGCTCAGGCCATCTACAAAGAAGGCGTAAAGCTGGTGGCCGCAGGCCGTAACCCCATGGCCATCAAGCGTGGCGTGGACAAGGCCGTTGAAGCTCTGGTGAAGGAACTGGGCAACCTTGCAAAGCCCACCCGCGACCAGAAGGAAATTGCTCAGGTCGGCACCATTTCCGCCAACTCCGACACCACCATCGGCAACATCATTGCCGAAGCCATGAGCAAAGTGGGCAAGGAAGGCGTTATCACCGTTGAAGAAGCCAAAGGCCTCGAAACCACTCTCGAAGTCGTGGAAGGCATGCAGTTCGACCGCGGCTACCTGTCCCCCTACTTCGTGACCGATCCTGAAAAGATGGTCTGCGAAATGGACGAGCCTCTGATTCTCATCAACGAGAAGAAGATTTCCAGCATGAAAGACATGCTGCCCGTGCTTGAGCAGGTTGCCAAGATGAACCGTCCGCTCGTGATCATCGCTGAAGATGTGGACGGCGAAGCTCTGGCCACTCTGGTTGTGAACAAGCTGCGCGGCACCCTGCAGGTTGTGGCCGTCAAGGCTCCCGGCTTCGGCGAACGCCGCAAGGCCATGCTCGAAGACATCGCCACCCTTACCGGCGGCCGTGTGATCTCCGAAGAAATGGGCATCAAGCTTGAAAACGCCACCGTTGCCGATCTGGGTAACGCAAAGCGCATCGTGGTGGACAAAGAAAACACCACCATCGTTGACGGCGCCGGTGAAAGCGAAGCCATCAAGGCCCGCGTGAAAATGATCCGCGCTCAGATCGAAGAAACTTCCTCCGATTACGATCGTGAAAAGCTGCAGGAACGTCTGGCAAAGATCGTCGGCGGTGTTGCCGTGATCAATGTGGGCGCAGCTACCGAAACCGAAATGAAGGAAAAGAAAGACCGCGTGGAAGACGCTCTGAACGCTACCCGCGCTGCAGTGGAAGAAGGCATCGTCCCCGGTGGCGGTACCGCTCTGGTCCGTTGCTGCAAGGTGCTGGACGACGTGAAGCCCGCTGATGACGACGAAGCAGCAGGTGTCACCATCATCCGCCGCGCAATCGAAGAGCCCCTGCGTCAGATTGCTGCCAACGCCGGTTTCGAAGGCTCCATCATCTGCGAAAAGGTGAAGGAAGGCAAAGACGCTTTCGGCTTTAACGCTGCCACCGGTGAGTTCGAAGACCTCATCGCCGCCGGCGTTATCGACCCCAAAAAGGTAAGCCGTATCGCTCTGCAGAACGCCGCTTCCGTTGCTTCTCTGCTGCTCACCACCGAGTGCGCCATTGCAGAAAAGCCCAAAGAAGACGCTCCCGCTGCTCCCGCCATGGGCGGCATGGGCGGCATGGGCGGTATGGGCGGCATGTACTAG
- a CDS encoding ATP-binding cassette domain-containing protein: protein MALISVRDVSLNLYGPQLLEQVTVQIEQGERVCLMGRNGQGKSTFLKLLAGVMQPDSGQIVRGQGVRTAFLAQDVPQDITGDVYSVVCGGLGEEGRALAAFHGAMRQTGTADDDGMVSAAQAAVDAASGWERHGDIMSALNHLQLDPYADFSCLSGGMKRRAMLARALVSDPDLLLLDEPTNHLDISSIAWLEDFLLRRARALVFVTHDRAFLRRVAKRIIELDRGRMADWSCDYDTFLERKQAQLEIEEKEWANFDKKLAQEEVWIRQGIKARRTRNMGRVRALQAMRDERRKRRERQGTVTMQMQEAERSGKLVIEADGISYTWPDAPAGTAPVIRDASVLVTRGDKVGIIGPNGAGKTTLLRLLLGDLKPDCGSIRHGTRLEIAYFDQLRNVLDDEASVRESVAGGNDTLEINGVRKHVVGYLKEFLFEPERTMLPVKVLSGGERNRLLLARLFARPSNLLVMDEPTNDLDMETLELLEELLGEYSGTVLIVSHDRAFLNNVVTSTLAFEGGGCVNEYVGGYDDWLRQRPQPVQEEKPAASRQSRTERQQEKPRKLTFNEQRELKQLEEELQELPLRMEALEKEQAAAEAELSDPALYTGNPERFAVLSARLPAIEEELMELLTRWEEAEQRAADLRGMPGQ, encoded by the coding sequence ATGGCGCTTATCAGCGTACGCGATGTTTCATTGAATCTTTACGGCCCGCAACTGCTCGAACAGGTGACTGTGCAGATAGAGCAGGGCGAACGGGTTTGCCTTATGGGGCGCAACGGACAGGGCAAGTCCACCTTTCTCAAGCTGCTTGCCGGTGTGATGCAGCCTGACTCGGGGCAGATCGTGCGCGGACAGGGGGTGCGTACGGCCTTTCTGGCACAGGACGTGCCGCAGGATATCACGGGCGATGTCTATTCCGTGGTATGCGGGGGGCTGGGCGAAGAAGGCAGGGCGCTGGCCGCATTTCACGGGGCCATGCGCCAGACCGGAACCGCGGACGACGACGGCATGGTTTCTGCCGCTCAGGCCGCGGTGGATGCTGCCTCCGGCTGGGAGCGGCATGGCGACATCATGAGCGCGCTCAACCACCTTCAGCTTGATCCGTATGCCGATTTTTCGTGTCTTTCTGGCGGGATGAAACGCCGTGCCATGCTGGCACGCGCACTGGTCAGCGATCCGGACCTGCTGCTGCTGGACGAACCCACAAACCATCTGGACATCAGTTCCATAGCATGGCTTGAAGATTTTCTGCTGCGCAGGGCCAGAGCGCTTGTGTTTGTGACACACGACAGGGCCTTTCTGCGCAGGGTGGCAAAACGCATCATCGAGCTGGACAGGGGCCGCATGGCCGACTGGAGCTGTGATTATGACACCTTTCTGGAGCGCAAACAGGCCCAGCTGGAAATAGAGGAAAAGGAATGGGCCAACTTTGATAAAAAGCTGGCGCAGGAAGAAGTGTGGATCCGGCAGGGCATAAAGGCCCGGCGTACCAGAAACATGGGGCGTGTACGCGCACTGCAGGCCATGCGGGACGAGCGGAGAAAGCGCCGCGAGCGGCAGGGCACCGTGACCATGCAGATGCAGGAGGCTGAACGCAGCGGCAAGCTGGTTATCGAGGCTGACGGCATATCCTACACCTGGCCCGACGCTCCGGCAGGCACGGCGCCGGTCATCCGCGATGCCTCGGTGCTGGTTACCAGAGGCGACAAAGTGGGCATCATCGGCCCCAACGGAGCGGGTAAGACAACGCTGCTGCGGCTGCTGCTGGGCGATCTGAAGCCGGACTGCGGCAGCATCCGGCACGGCACCAGACTGGAAATCGCCTATTTTGACCAGCTGCGCAATGTTCTGGATGATGAGGCCAGCGTACGCGAAAGCGTGGCAGGCGGTAACGACACCCTGGAGATCAACGGCGTGCGCAAGCACGTTGTGGGGTATCTGAAAGAATTTCTTTTTGAACCGGAGCGGACCATGCTGCCGGTAAAAGTGCTTTCGGGTGGCGAGCGCAACAGGTTGCTGCTGGCAAGATTGTTTGCGCGTCCTTCCAACCTGCTGGTGATGGACGAACCCACCAACGATCTGGACATGGAAACGCTGGAGCTGCTGGAGGAACTGCTGGGTGAATATTCGGGTACCGTGCTCATCGTCAGCCACGACAGAGCTTTTCTGAACAATGTGGTGACCTCTACGCTGGCATTCGAGGGCGGCGGGTGCGTGAATGAATATGTGGGCGGCTACGATGACTGGCTGCGGCAGCGCCCGCAGCCGGTGCAGGAAGAAAAGCCTGCAGCCTCCCGACAGTCCAGAACGGAGCGGCAGCAGGAAAAACCGCGCAAGCTGACGTTTAATGAACAGCGCGAACTGAAACAGCTGGAAGAAGAACTGCAGGAACTGCCGCTCCGCATGGAAGCGCTGGAAAAAGAGCAGGCGGCGGCGGAAGCCGAACTGTCAGACCCTGCATTGTATACCGGCAATCCAGAGCGCTTTGCCGTGCTTTCCGCAAGGCTGCCCGCCATTGAAGAAGAACTCATGGAACTGCTGACCCGCTGGGAAGAGGCGGAACAGCGTGCCGCCGACCTGCGCGGCATGCCCGGTCAGTAA
- a CDS encoding phosphotransferase produces MNDILNQWNITAARIADEHAIPGSPERCIERTVIEDTLGRLWLLERLAAAQAPHRESVAALLHSLHAAGTCAVHSPAALAAGRKNAPSFIARVRGAAWQLSPFITGSPLPRPEYIDHAWRGEAAAAFIHGLQTAGKQSESVMAAPTPPLSAYIDSLMQTMAARHPRCHRSLAEPARHAAAAAARPVRPALAHGDLHPVNIIWNTRPQADAPCVQAIAGVIDWEFCGLKDVLYDVSNCAGCAGFEHPSALEKDFVLALMAGLLRNNVLSAEEIKSLPAHMVALRFAWVSEWLRRNDMEMLHMETEYLNILLDNGARLGRLWAG; encoded by the coding sequence ATGAACGACATCCTGAACCAGTGGAATATCACTGCCGCACGCATAGCGGACGAACATGCCATACCGGGCAGTCCGGAACGCTGCATAGAACGCACCGTCATAGAAGACACCCTCGGCAGACTGTGGCTGCTTGAACGTCTGGCAGCCGCGCAGGCACCGCACAGAGAATCCGTGGCCGCACTGCTGCATTCTCTGCATGCGGCTGGAACATGTGCCGTGCACAGTCCGGCTGCGCTGGCGGCAGGCAGAAAAAACGCTCCGTCATTCATAGCCCGCGTCCGCGGTGCCGCATGGCAGCTCAGTCCGTTCATCACCGGCAGTCCTCTGCCCAGACCTGAATACATTGACCACGCATGGCGCGGAGAGGCAGCCGCGGCCTTCATACATGGTCTGCAGACTGCAGGTAAGCAGTCAGAATCCGTCATGGCGGCGCCCACTCCTCCGTTATCCGCCTACATCGATTCGCTGATGCAAACCATGGCCGCCCGCCATCCCCGGTGCCACCGCTCGCTGGCGGAACCTGCCCGGCACGCCGCCGCGGCGGCTGCACGTCCGGTGCGGCCCGCGCTGGCCCACGGCGACCTGCATCCGGTGAACATCATATGGAATACGCGGCCACAGGCAGATGCCCCCTGTGTGCAGGCCATCGCCGGTGTTATAGACTGGGAATTCTGCGGTCTCAAGGACGTGCTGTACGATGTGTCAAACTGTGCCGGCTGCGCTGGTTTCGAGCACCCGAGCGCTCTGGAAAAAGATTTTGTGCTGGCGCTGATGGCCGGTCTGCTGCGCAACAATGTGCTTTCCGCCGAAGAAATAAAAAGCCTGCCTGCCCATATGGTAGCCCTGCGCTTTGCATGGGTAAGCGAATGGCTGCGCCGTAACGACATGGAAATGCTGCACATGGAAACAGAATACCTGAACATTCTGCTGGATAACGGAGCAAGGCTGGGCAGGCTGTGGGCAGGCTAG
- the groES gene encoding co-chaperone GroES — protein sequence MNLKPLNDRVLVKRLESEEKTAGGLYIPDTAKEKPSRGEVIAVGPGKTADDGKVIAMTVKTGDVVLFNKYAGTEVKLDGVDHLVMREDDILAIIQ from the coding sequence ATGAACCTGAAGCCTTTGAACGATCGTGTGCTGGTTAAGCGCCTTGAGTCCGAAGAAAAGACCGCAGGCGGCCTGTACATTCCCGACACCGCGAAGGAAAAGCCTTCCCGTGGTGAAGTGATCGCAGTCGGCCCCGGCAAGACCGCAGACGACGGCAAGGTAATTGCCATGACCGTGAAGACCGGCGACGTGGTGCTGTTCAACAAGTACGCAGGCACCGAAGTGAAGCTGGACGGCGTTGACCATCTGGTCATGCGTGAAGACGACATTCTGGCTATCATTCAGTAA
- a CDS encoding Na+/H+ antiporter NhaC family protein — protein sequence MNSKPSFSALLPLVFFLALFIGTGAVLTANGTKMAFYQLSAAVAILPAIAFSLLLGKLRGGQRLDKQLGVFISGVGDGNIITMCLIYLLAGAFASVATAIGGVSSTVNLGLDLVPPAFVLPGLFLIGAFVSTAMGTSMGTIAAIAPIAVGVGEQTTIGLPLLMGAVLGGAMFGDNLSMISDTTIAATRTQGCEMKDKFRVNLYIALPAAVLAVAGFALLGADGAVTVSGDYSVIKALPYMVILGMAVAGVNVFVVLACGIVFTGAVGLLTMPEYSLIGFSQDIFNGFKGMQEIMVLSMLIGGLGELIRVQGGIKWLLGRIDALTARSRSDNQARTGELSIAGLVSVADACTANNTVAIILSGGLAKEIADKNGIDPRRSASILDIFSCVFQGIMPYAAQVLLAGSIAGISPLEVVGGNYYCFILAVVGLLAIMTGRPRIKS from the coding sequence TTGAACAGTAAACCGTCTTTTTCGGCCCTGCTGCCGCTTGTGTTTTTTCTTGCGCTGTTTATCGGCACCGGTGCCGTGCTGACGGCCAACGGCACGAAAATGGCTTTTTACCAGCTGTCCGCCGCCGTAGCCATACTGCCTGCCATCGCCTTCAGCCTGCTGCTGGGCAAACTGCGCGGCGGCCAGCGTCTGGACAAGCAGCTCGGGGTTTTCATCAGCGGCGTGGGTGACGGCAACATCATAACCATGTGCCTCATCTATCTGCTTGCCGGTGCCTTTGCTTCGGTGGCCACGGCCATCGGCGGCGTCAGTTCCACGGTCAATCTCGGGCTTGATCTTGTGCCGCCGGCCTTTGTGCTGCCCGGCCTGTTTCTTATCGGGGCTTTTGTCTCCACTGCCATGGGCACATCCATGGGCACCATAGCCGCCATTGCCCCTATTGCCGTGGGCGTGGGCGAACAGACAACCATCGGCCTGCCGCTGCTTATGGGCGCTGTGCTGGGCGGCGCCATGTTCGGCGACAACCTTTCCATGATTTCTGATACCACCATCGCCGCCACGCGTACGCAGGGCTGCGAGATGAAAGATAAATTCCGTGTAAACCTGTACATAGCCCTGCCCGCGGCCGTGCTGGCAGTGGCCGGATTCGCCCTGCTGGGTGCCGACGGCGCGGTGACTGTTTCCGGTGATTACAGCGTTATCAAAGCGCTTCCCTATATGGTTATTCTGGGCATGGCCGTGGCCGGGGTAAACGTCTTTGTGGTGCTGGCGTGCGGCATCGTGTTTACGGGCGCTGTGGGGCTGCTGACAATGCCGGAATATTCGCTGATAGGATTTTCGCAGGACATTTTTAACGGCTTCAAGGGAATGCAGGAAATCATGGTTCTTTCCATGCTGATCGGCGGTCTGGGCGAACTGATCAGAGTACAGGGCGGTATCAAGTGGCTGCTGGGCCGTATAGATGCGCTTACTGCACGCTCGCGCAGCGACAATCAGGCCCGTACCGGCGAGTTGAGCATTGCGGGGCTTGTCTCGGTGGCGGATGCCTGCACGGCAAACAACACCGTGGCCATCATTCTTTCCGGCGGTCTGGCAAAAGAGATTGCCGACAAGAACGGCATAGACCCCCGCCGCAGCGCAAGCATACTTGATATTTTCTCCTGTGTTTTTCAGGGAATCATGCCGTACGCGGCGCAGGTGCTGCTTGCCGGTTCCATAGCGGGCATATCGCCGCTGGAAGTTGTCGGCGGTAACTACTACTGCTTTATTCTTGCCGTTGTGGGGCTGCTGGCCATCATGACGGGCAGGCCCCGGATTAAATCTTAA
- a CDS encoding YajQ family cyclic di-GMP-binding protein — MPSFDVVSKVDLQEVDNVVNNVKKEVDTRYDFRGSNTELSFDKGGASISILASDDMKMRAVQEMLLANCVRRKVDPKFLDFGKVEAASKGMVKRSVAVKDGISKETAQKIVKKIKASKLKVQAAIQDDQVRVTGKKIDDLQDVIQLLRDDDFGVPLQFINMRS, encoded by the coding sequence ATGCCGTCTTTTGACGTGGTAAGCAAGGTTGACCTGCAGGAAGTGGACAACGTGGTCAACAACGTGAAGAAGGAAGTGGACACGCGCTACGATTTCCGCGGGTCCAATACGGAACTGAGCTTTGACAAGGGCGGGGCGTCCATCAGCATTCTTGCTTCGGATGACATGAAGATGCGTGCCGTGCAGGAAATGCTGCTGGCAAACTGTGTGCGCCGCAAAGTCGATCCCAAGTTTCTGGATTTCGGCAAGGTTGAGGCAGCCTCAAAGGGCATGGTCAAACGCAGTGTTGCTGTAAAGGACGGTATTTCCAAAGAAACCGCCCAGAAGATAGTAAAGAAAATCAAGGCAAGCAAACTGAAGGTGCAGGCCGCCATTCAGGATGATCAGGTGCGTGTGACCGGTAAAAAAATAGACGATCTGCAGGATGTGATACAGCTGCTGCGCGATGACGATTTCGGAGTGCCTCTCCAGTTTATCAACATGCGTTCATAG